In Corylus avellana chromosome ca2, CavTom2PMs-1.0, the following proteins share a genomic window:
- the LOC132171392 gene encoding uncharacterized protein LOC132171392, which yields MRDFPSCFGENGVQVADSSSSSAAKAAQNVVTCLYQCKLRGRSCLITITWTKNLMGQGLSVGIDDLSNQCLCKVDIKPWLFSKRKGSKNLEVDSSKIEIFWDLTNAKFGAGPEPFEGFYLAVVFNQEMVLLLGDLKKEAYKKIDTDPVPVHVHSINATFVAKREHIFGKKFYGAKAQFCDKGQMHDVSIECDTVGLHDPCLVIRIDSKTVMQVKRLKWKFRGNHTISVDGLPVLVFWDVHNWLFGNAMGNAVFMFQTCLSADKLQGNHSIFDPSVLTWSCSQHMSDSQSRGLGFSLILHAWKNE from the coding sequence ATGAGGGACTTTCCTTCTTGTTTTGGTGAAAATGGGGTCCAAGTTGCTGATTCATCGTCTTCGAGTGCAGCCAAAGCTGCTCAAAATGTGGTTACCTGTTTGTATCAGTGTAAATTGCGAGGTCGATCTTGCTTGATTACTATTACATGGACCAAGAACTTGATGGGTCAAGGCCTTAGTGTTGGGATTGATGACTTGTCCAATCAATGCCTCTGTAAGGTTGATATAAAGCCATGGCTGTTCTCTAAGAGAAAAGGGTCTAAGAATTTGGAGGTAGATTCTAGTAAAATTGAGATTTTCTGGGACTTAACTAACGCCAAGTTTGGTGCTGGGCCGGAGCCGTTTGAGGGATTTTATTTAGCTGTTGTGTTTAACCAAGAAATGGTTCTACTTCTTGGGGATTTGAAAAAAGAGGCATACAAGAAGATTGACACCGACCCTGTTCCTGTTCATGTTCATTCCATTAATGCCACCTTTGTTGCCAAGAGGGAGCACATTTTTGGGAAGAAGTTTTATGGCGCAAAGGCTCAATTTTGTGATAAGGGGCAGATGCACGATGTATCGATTGAGTGCGACACTGTTGGGCTTCATGACCCTTGTCTTGTGATCCGGATTGACAGCAAGACAGTCATGCAGGTGAAGAGGCTCAAGTGGAAGTTCCGTGGAAACCACACCATTTCTGTTGATGGCCTTCCGGTTCTAGTGTTTTGGGATGTCCATAATTGGCTCTTTGGTAATGCTATGGGCAATGCAGTTTTCATGTTCCAAACATGTCTCTCAGCTGACAAGTTGCAGGGCAATCACTCTATTTTCGATCCCTCCGTATTAACTTGGTCTTGCTCTCAGCATATGAGCGATTCCCAGTCACGAGGTCTTGGTTTCTCACTGATTTTGCATGCTTGGAAGAATGAGTag